The Armatimonadota bacterium genome includes the window ATCGTGGCGAAGGTGGACGACCGGCTGGTGGGCTACGCCGGGATGTGGGTCATCCTGGACGAGGCGCACATCACGACGATCGCCGTGGAGCCGGCGCTGCGCGGACAGAAGGTGGGGGAGCGGCTGCTGGTGGGGCTGATCGACGCCGCGCTGGAGCGGGGCGCCCGCTGGATGACCCTCGAGGTGCGGAAGTCCAACCTCACCGCGCAGAACCTCTACCGCAAATACGGGTTTCGCGAGATCGGCACCCGCAAGGGTTACTACTCGGACAACCGCGAGGACGCCATCGTGATGTGGACCGGCAACCTCCGCGAGCGGGAGTTTCAGGAGCGGCTGGCCAGACTGCGCCAGGCGATGGAGGCGGACTAGCCCCGGAGCGATGCGCGTCCTGGCCGTCGAGACCTCCTGCGATGAGACCGCCGCGGCCGTGGTGGGCGACGGCTTCCGGATCCACAGCAACGTCGTGGCCTCCCAGGCCGCCCTGCACCGCCGCTTCGGCGGCGTCGTCCCCGAACTGGCTTCGCGCAAGCACATCGAGCGGCTGCTGCCGGTGGTGGACGAGGCGCTGGAGCAGGCCGGGACCGACCTCGGCGGCATCGACGGGCTCGCCGTCACCCGGGGGCCGGGTCTGGTGGGGGCGCTGACGGTGGGCGTGGCCGCGGTGAAGGCCATGGCCCTGGCCCGCGGGCTGCCCTTTGTCGGCGTGAACCACCTCGAAGGCCACCTCTACAGCATCTTTCTGGCGGAGCCGGAGATCGCCTTTCCGGTCCTGGCGCTCATCGTCTCGGGGGCGCATGCCGACCTCGTGGTCATGCACGATCACGGGCGGTACGAGGTTCTCGGCCGCAGCCGCGACGACGCGGCCGGGGAGGCGTTCGACAAAGTGGCCCGGGCGATGGGGCTGGGCTATCCCGGCGGACCGGAACTCGACCGCCTGGGCAGCGGGGGGCGTCCGGACGCCGTACCCCTTCCGTTGCCGATGGCGGACGAATCCTGGGACTTTTCCTTCAGCGGGGTGAAGACGGCGGCGCTGCGGGCGTGGCGGGCCCACGGGGGCGACGGGGCGTTCCGCAGCGACCTGGCGGCCTCGCTGCAGCGCGTCGTGGTCGAGGTGCTGGTGCGCAAGACAATGCGGGCGGCGGAGCGCTACCTGCCCTCCACCGTGGCCGTGACCGGCGGCGTTGCCGCCAACTCCCGGCTGCGCGCGGAGATGGCCGAAGCCTGCCGCCGGCGCGGCCTCCGGCTGGTGATCCCGCCCCCGGTGCTGTGCACGGACAACGCGGCCATGATCGCCGCCGCCGGCCTGGTGCGCCTCACCCGCGGCGAGCGCTCGCCGCTGAATCTGTCCGCAGAGAGCGACCTCCCCCTCTAGCAGGGCGCCCTTCTGGGCAGAGAAGACGAACGAATTCCTCCTTGCGGAAAGGATCGTGCGGAAAAATTCGGCCGGGGGATATCTGACCTGTCCCTGTGGATAACGTGGATAATCCTGTGAGTAAGGCGTCCCGCAACGCTTCCCGTTCTCGATGGCGGGGACGGCGCCGGGCGGTCCGGCTGCCGGACGTTCGTGACTGTTGCTAGCCGGGGACCCTAGCGCGCGCGTGGTAGAGCCGCTTCTCGGCCAGAGCCAGGAGCGCGTCCGGATCGGTCCCGTCCACCGGGCAGGAGGCCAGGGCCCAGGTCAGGAGCGGAAGCATGATGAACCGCCCCCGGACGGCGACGTCCCGACCCTCGACCAGTTCCCGGATCCGGTTCACCGCCTGCGCCGCCTGGGCGTAGTCGATCTCCGGCATCAGCAGTCCGAAGGTTCCGCCGTCCAGCCGGGCCAGGAAATCTGTCTTCCGGATCGCCGGCAGCATGACCTCGCCCAGCCGCCGCAGCATCTCGTCACCGGCGGCGTACCCGTGCAGGGCGTTGAACTCCGCCAGCGCGCGGACGTCGGCCAGGGCCAGGGCAAAGCGTGTGCCGTAGCGCTCGTGGCGCCGGGCCTCCTCGCGCAGGCGCGTCACCAGCGCCCGGCGGTTCAACAGCCCCGTGACCTCGTCGGTGGCGGAGAGACGCTTCACCTCCGCCCGCGCCAGCGCCGCGTCGACGGCGGGAGCCACGGCCTCTGCGGCGCGGGCCAGCAGCCGCATCGCCGATTCGGTGAAGGCGCCGCCGGTGGCCATCACGACTCCCACGGCCCGCCCGGCGGAGAGCAGCGGGGCGCAGACGCCGTCCCCGTCCGCTTGGCGCTGCTCCGCCCGGCGCTCCAGCGCCAGCCACGGCGTGGATCGGCTGCGGGGCAGCACGCTTCCCGGCAGCGGCGCGCCGGTGGAGGCCTCGACGCGGAGGACCCGGCGCTCGTCGTCGCGCAGCAGGACCGCGGCGTGGCCGCACTGGAGCAGATGCGCGGTGGCCCGGGCCAGACGGTCGGCGACCTCGTGCAGATCCTCGGCGTCCCGGATCTGCTGCACCACCTGCCGCACCAGGTCTCCCTCGTCGGCGGCGGCCTGCGCCGCCCTGACCGGCGGCGGTGCAGGCTCGCCCTCCAGGACGCGCGTTCTGATGTTCCGGTACCAGGGAGAACCGAGGCGGCGCTCGCGCTCGACGACCCGGACCAAAGCCTCCACCACGGCGGGATGGAACTGGGTGCCGGCGTGCCGCCGGAT containing:
- the tsaD gene encoding tRNA (adenosine(37)-N6)-threonylcarbamoyltransferase complex transferase subunit TsaD, with amino-acid sequence MRVLAVETSCDETAAAVVGDGFRIHSNVVASQAALHRRFGGVVPELASRKHIERLLPVVDEALEQAGTDLGGIDGLAVTRGPGLVGALTVGVAAVKAMALARGLPFVGVNHLEGHLYSIFLAEPEIAFPVLALIVSGAHADLVVMHDHGRYEVLGRSRDDAAGEAFDKVARAMGLGYPGGPELDRLGSGGRPDAVPLPLPMADESWDFSFSGVKTAALRAWRAHGGDGAFRSDLAASLQRVVVEVLVRKTMRAAERYLPSTVAVTGGVAANSRLRAEMAEACRRRGLRLVIPPPVLCTDNAAMIAAAGLVRLTRGERSPLNLSAESDLPL
- the rimI gene encoding ribosomal protein S18-alanine N-acetyltransferase gives rise to the protein MTRVQLRPMTVDDIPRVLEIERQSFRTPWPSDAYFHELKENRLAAYIVAKVDDRLVGYAGMWVILDEAHITTIAVEPALRGQKVGERLLVGLIDAALERGARWMTLEVRKSNLTAQNLYRKYGFREIGTRKGYYSDNREDAIVMWTGNLREREFQERLARLRQAMEAD
- a CDS encoding diguanylate cyclase produces the protein MDALIPRLLLAGLAVVAAALLFWRAAGAVRTGRRRADQAELVGRVFKATDAILGSLDVQRVLPMVCEVGTHLSGHSGAAVLFLAEDGRAAPAASWGLSSASGDGAFTALESHAAEVLRTGRALILRLQPDHRSAPGDVGRFRAVCGLPLRRKSGVIGALLLLSEKAPGAYQGELSVLEYFAAQAATAIENARLYQQVQNLFLSTIKALAAAVDAKDAYTHGHSEDIAELVAMLAAEMKLPPQEEEKVRLAGLLHDIGKIGIPDAILQKPGALDASERAIMMTHASLGASIIDRPGPLRDLVTIVRHHHERYDGQGYPDGLRGDAIPIGAAILAVADAFDAMTSHRTYHAARDVDSALEEIRRHAGTQFHPAVVEALVRVVERERRLGSPWYRNIRTRVLEGEPAPPPVRAAQAAADEGDLVRQVVQQIRDAEDLHEVADRLARATAHLLQCGHAAVLLRDDERRVLRVEASTGAPLPGSVLPRSRSTPWLALERRAEQRQADGDGVCAPLLSAGRAVGVVMATGGAFTESAMRLLARAAEAVAPAVDAALARAEVKRLSATDEVTGLLNRRALVTRLREEARRHERYGTRFALALADVRALAEFNALHGYAAGDEMLRRLGEVMLPAIRKTDFLARLDGGTFGLLMPEIDYAQAAQAVNRIRELVEGRDVAVRGRFIMLPLLTWALASCPVDGTDPDALLALAEKRLYHARARVPG